One region of Glycine max cultivar Williams 82 chromosome 9, Glycine_max_v4.0, whole genome shotgun sequence genomic DNA includes:
- the LOC100808896 gene encoding uncharacterized protein isoform X1 → MIAQNIDSATPEPQDAVVIDIEDSTTTNTELQLTSLQNGVPINAKPQLKRVDTATYKRPSLDFLQDTKDAMEVFFSQCVPLYKHALDGNWQAAKHILDANPALKTAAIAPGWPTVLHVAAGTNHYHFVEELLNILDNDAIQLQDKKGNTAFCFVAAAGNWRIAELMLKRNILLPTVKGGDGMTPLHFAALQGRCPMACKLYPMTKEMFDDEDWELLFFTCIKTCNYHLALKMVRDRKELAFARDGNNGEEKKGGIALHLLAQNQKPLDSCCHCHQHQIPVKINPGMKQHVFLQLVNFLWNTLLENIDSKSKILDIISEPSHLLFDAAEVGNFGFLSELISAYPSLIWEVDSRNRSIIHTAVLNRHASIYNLIHEIGSIKDIIVTFAGEEDENTLLHLAAKLAPPSQLELVSGAAFQMSLEISWFEEVNKIMPPSFRWMKNSEGLTARELFTKEHADLRKNAESWMKRTAESCMLISTVIATGVFSAAISTPGGMNDESKEPNYLDKTSFLIFAVSDATSLISSATAILIFLSILISRYAEYDFHKSLPLKLIFGLISLFISITSMMVAFGCSFFITYYYGMKWVPSFISVLACLPILLFIGLQFSLWSVIIYSTYYCKALFKPGKKMLYVVERKGYNV, encoded by the exons ATGATTGCACAGAATATAGACTCAGCAACTCCAGAACCACAGGACGCAGTAGTCATTGACATTGAGgactcaacaacaacaaatacagAACTACAACTCACATCACTACAAAATGGGGTACCAATAAATGCCAAACCACAGCTTAAAAGGGTCGACACAGCTACTTACAAAAGGCCTTCACTTGATTTTCTACAGGATACGA AGGATGCAATGGAGGTTTTCTTCTCCCAATGTGTGCCACTTTACAAGCATGCATTAGATGGCAATTGGCAAGCAGCAAAGCACATCTTAGATGCAAACCCTGCACTGAAGACTGCTGCCATAGCACCTGGGTGGCCCACAGTGCTGCATGTTGCTGCAGGCACAAACCATTATCACTTTGTGGAGGAGTTGCTCAACATATTAGACAATGATGCAATTCAATTGCAGGATAAAAAGGGCAACACTGCCTTTTGCTTTGTTGCTGCGGCTGGCAATTGGCGCATTGCTGAGTTAATGCTGAAAAGAAATATACTTCTGCCAACAGTCAAGGGTGGAGATGGAATGACCCCTCTTCACTTTGCTGCTTTGCAAGGAAGATGCCCAATGGCATGCAAGCTATACCCTATGACCAAAGAGATGTTTGATGATGAGGATTGGGAATTATTGTTCTTCACTTGCATCAAAACTTGCAACTATC ACTTGGCCTTAAAAATGGTAAGAGATAGGAAAGAACTAGCTTTTGCACGAGATGGGAATAACGGTGAGGAGAAAAAGGGCGGCATAGCTTTGCATCTCTTGGCTCAAAATCAAAAGCCTTTGGATTCTTGTTGTCATTGCCACCAACATCAAATTCCCGTCAAGATAAACCCTG GCATGAAACAACACGTGTTTCTTCAATTGGTTAATTTTCTCTGGAATACCCTTTTGGAAAACATAGACTCCAAGAGCAAGATACTTGACATCATAAGTGAACCTTCTCATCTATTATTTGATGCTGCAGAAGTTGGTAATTTTGGGTTTTTGTCTGAGCTTATTAGTGCTTATCCCAGCTTGATATGGGAAGTGGATAGCAGAAACAGAAGTATAATTCACACAGCTGTTTTGAATCGACATGCTAGCATCTACAACCTCATACACGAAATAGGGTCTATAAAAGATATTATAGTGACATTTGCCGGAGAAGAAGACGAGAACACTTTATTGCATTTGGCTGCAAAATTAGCTCCACCTAGTCAACTTGAGTTAGTCTCAGGAGCAGCTTTCCAAATGAGCCTTGAGATATCATGGTTTGAG GAGGTGAACAAGATAATGCCACCATCATTCAGATGGATGAAAAATTCCGAAGGCTTAACTGCTCGAGAATTATTCACAAAGGAGCATGCAGATTTGCGGAAAAATGCAGAATCATGGATGAAACGCACAGCTGAGTCATGCATGCTTATTTCAACCGTTATTGCCACGGGAGTGTTCTCTGCCGCAATTAGCACACCAGGTGGCATGAATGACGAATCAAAAGAACCAAACTATTTGGACAAAACATCGTTTCTGATATTTGCTGTATCAGATGCAACTTCACTGATCTCATCTGCAACTGCAATACTCATATTCTTATCGATTCTCATCTCGCGTTATGCTGAGTATGACTTCCACAAGTCACTGCCATTGAAGCTTATATTTGGACTGATAAGTTTGTTCATCTCCATAACAAGCATGATGGTTGCATTTGGTTGTTCCTTCTTCATAACTTATTACTATGGCATGAAGTGGGTTCCTAGTTTCATCTCAGTACTTGCATGTCTACCTATACTTCTCTTTATAGGTCTGCAATTTTCGCTGTGGTCAGTTATTATCTACTCGACCTACTACTGCAAAGCTCTCTTTAAGCCAGGTAAAAAGATGCTCTACGTGGTAGAGAGAAAAGGATACAATGTTTAA
- the LOC100808896 gene encoding uncharacterized protein isoform X2 yields MEVFFSQCVPLYKHALDGNWQAAKHILDANPALKTAAIAPGWPTVLHVAAGTNHYHFVEELLNILDNDAIQLQDKKGNTAFCFVAAAGNWRIAELMLKRNILLPTVKGGDGMTPLHFAALQGRCPMACKLYPMTKEMFDDEDWELLFFTCIKTCNYHLALKMVRDRKELAFARDGNNGEEKKGGIALHLLAQNQKPLDSCCHCHQHQIPVKINPGMKQHVFLQLVNFLWNTLLENIDSKSKILDIISEPSHLLFDAAEVGNFGFLSELISAYPSLIWEVDSRNRSIIHTAVLNRHASIYNLIHEIGSIKDIIVTFAGEEDENTLLHLAAKLAPPSQLELVSGAAFQMSLEISWFEEVNKIMPPSFRWMKNSEGLTARELFTKEHADLRKNAESWMKRTAESCMLISTVIATGVFSAAISTPGGMNDESKEPNYLDKTSFLIFAVSDATSLISSATAILIFLSILISRYAEYDFHKSLPLKLIFGLISLFISITSMMVAFGCSFFITYYYGMKWVPSFISVLACLPILLFIGLQFSLWSVIIYSTYYCKALFKPGKKMLYVVERKGYNV; encoded by the exons ATGGAGGTTTTCTTCTCCCAATGTGTGCCACTTTACAAGCATGCATTAGATGGCAATTGGCAAGCAGCAAAGCACATCTTAGATGCAAACCCTGCACTGAAGACTGCTGCCATAGCACCTGGGTGGCCCACAGTGCTGCATGTTGCTGCAGGCACAAACCATTATCACTTTGTGGAGGAGTTGCTCAACATATTAGACAATGATGCAATTCAATTGCAGGATAAAAAGGGCAACACTGCCTTTTGCTTTGTTGCTGCGGCTGGCAATTGGCGCATTGCTGAGTTAATGCTGAAAAGAAATATACTTCTGCCAACAGTCAAGGGTGGAGATGGAATGACCCCTCTTCACTTTGCTGCTTTGCAAGGAAGATGCCCAATGGCATGCAAGCTATACCCTATGACCAAAGAGATGTTTGATGATGAGGATTGGGAATTATTGTTCTTCACTTGCATCAAAACTTGCAACTATC ACTTGGCCTTAAAAATGGTAAGAGATAGGAAAGAACTAGCTTTTGCACGAGATGGGAATAACGGTGAGGAGAAAAAGGGCGGCATAGCTTTGCATCTCTTGGCTCAAAATCAAAAGCCTTTGGATTCTTGTTGTCATTGCCACCAACATCAAATTCCCGTCAAGATAAACCCTG GCATGAAACAACACGTGTTTCTTCAATTGGTTAATTTTCTCTGGAATACCCTTTTGGAAAACATAGACTCCAAGAGCAAGATACTTGACATCATAAGTGAACCTTCTCATCTATTATTTGATGCTGCAGAAGTTGGTAATTTTGGGTTTTTGTCTGAGCTTATTAGTGCTTATCCCAGCTTGATATGGGAAGTGGATAGCAGAAACAGAAGTATAATTCACACAGCTGTTTTGAATCGACATGCTAGCATCTACAACCTCATACACGAAATAGGGTCTATAAAAGATATTATAGTGACATTTGCCGGAGAAGAAGACGAGAACACTTTATTGCATTTGGCTGCAAAATTAGCTCCACCTAGTCAACTTGAGTTAGTCTCAGGAGCAGCTTTCCAAATGAGCCTTGAGATATCATGGTTTGAG GAGGTGAACAAGATAATGCCACCATCATTCAGATGGATGAAAAATTCCGAAGGCTTAACTGCTCGAGAATTATTCACAAAGGAGCATGCAGATTTGCGGAAAAATGCAGAATCATGGATGAAACGCACAGCTGAGTCATGCATGCTTATTTCAACCGTTATTGCCACGGGAGTGTTCTCTGCCGCAATTAGCACACCAGGTGGCATGAATGACGAATCAAAAGAACCAAACTATTTGGACAAAACATCGTTTCTGATATTTGCTGTATCAGATGCAACTTCACTGATCTCATCTGCAACTGCAATACTCATATTCTTATCGATTCTCATCTCGCGTTATGCTGAGTATGACTTCCACAAGTCACTGCCATTGAAGCTTATATTTGGACTGATAAGTTTGTTCATCTCCATAACAAGCATGATGGTTGCATTTGGTTGTTCCTTCTTCATAACTTATTACTATGGCATGAAGTGGGTTCCTAGTTTCATCTCAGTACTTGCATGTCTACCTATACTTCTCTTTATAGGTCTGCAATTTTCGCTGTGGTCAGTTATTATCTACTCGACCTACTACTGCAAAGCTCTCTTTAAGCCAGGTAAAAAGATGCTCTACGTGGTAGAGAGAAAAGGATACAATGTTTAA